In the Sarcophilus harrisii chromosome 3, mSarHar1.11, whole genome shotgun sequence genome, one interval contains:
- the FAM243A gene encoding protein FAM243A produces MLYFANPLLRHIIHRNHFDSIVKKQCIQYIKSLRSLQSDGFKTIFLGETDIPEHLVTGENVGDENFTRNPIWSVVHAGSSQGWVPWKYRMFLRDELCTRQEEGLFLEFCNVVKKNYGKCVIVVREKKQVNDRKQDEVTENKEVQPSVIDLTSISCCPKIAKASGHELLPLPSPYNYLNPLDSAWSSLKWFIINNRKEFCLRSIDNIYSYQYILFSDLIGKGIERMTPSKWKTVINKVRRWENYYLGKCS; encoded by the coding sequence ATGCTCTACTTTGCAAATCCTCTCTTAAGACATATCATTCACAGGAACCACTTTGATAGCATTGTGAAGAAGCAATGTATCCAGTATATAAAAAGTCTAAGAAGCCTACAATCTGATGGATTTAAAACCATATTTTTAGGGGAAACAGATATTCCTGAACATCTCGTCACAGGAGAAAACGTGGGGGATGAAAACTTCACACGTAACCCTATATGGAGTGTCGTACATGCTGGAAGCAGTCAAGGATGGGTTCCTTGGAAATACCGAATGTTCCTAAGAGATGAGCTGTGTACCAGACAGGAAGAGGGTCTTTTTCTTGAATTCTGCAATGTGgtgaaaaagaactatggaaagtGTGTCATTGTGgtcagagagaaaaaacaagtaaatgaCAGAAAGCAGGATGAAGTCACAGAGAATAAAGAAGTTCAGCCATCAGTTATTGATTTAACCAGCATTTCCTGTTGTCCCAAGATAGCCAAAGCTAGTGGACATGagcttcttcctcttccatcccCTTACAATTACCTAAATCCTTTAGATTCTGCCTGGTCTTCTCTGAAATGGTTTATCATCAACAACAGGAAAGAATTTTGTTTGCGGTCTATTGACAATATCTATTCTTACCAGTATATACTTTTCAGTGACTTGATTGGGAAAGGAATTGAGAGGATGACACCAAGCAAATGGAAAACAGTCATTAACAAAGTTCGAAGATGGGAAAACTACTATCTTGGTAAATGCTCTTGA
- the SMIM11A gene encoding small integral membrane protein 11A, translated as MWEPSWKALENFPLLLYILIAKSIILCLAFAGAKMWQRKRLEAQIQKKLEATQKKTIEKKEE; from the exons ATGTGGGAGCCCTCCTGGAAG gctttggaAAATTTTCCACTTCTGCTCTATATTTTGATTgcaaaatctattattctttGCTTGGCATTTGCTGGAGCCAAAATGTGGCAGAGGAAAAGACTGGaagcacaaatacaaaaaaaattggaggcCACACAGAAAAAGACcattgagaagaaagaagaatga